The Gossypium hirsutum isolate 1008001.06 chromosome D06, Gossypium_hirsutum_v2.1, whole genome shotgun sequence genome contains the following window.
ATAAAAGCTTAAGATTAGaaccattttttaattaaaaatgataaagttaCTATTTATTACATTATCCCATGTCagcaataatttataattaatttcgtaaatttaaatacattaaaattttttttttacgtttttgttgAGTGTTTTCGTGGGTATATTTTTTCTATAAAggttaagtttttatttataagaCAGTTCCTGAATATGACGTATTAAATGAGTCTTTACATATGttaatatgtattatattttaaggTTAACATGTATATCATGAATATGAATTTGCTTGCATGATGACACGAACCAATCAAATATAAACTCGTATACATGAATATGTGGCACGTGTACATGATTATACGATTTGGCTAATTAAAAAGGTAGTATTAAGtttcgtttttaatattcttacaACAGAAATAAATGCtcgaatttgaaatttaattttcattcaaataaatttgaaattcaaataaTCTTTCATTTGAATAAATGTcctaaatctttttatttaatagctAGAAAAGGACCAGAGGTTTgaattgattttatattattcaaatttgtaaaaaaaatgaaaaatgaaattaaattattaagttattaaaaaaaactcaaaaaataaattaaataaaaaataagtctgGTTAAAATACGAGTCAAGTTTGAACTCTTATATTAAGGTCTCAGTTTGACCCAAGAtctatttttccattttataatatgttataaaaaatttataatactatagtaataatattaaaattaaaataaaatttatacttttaattgaaattcaaaaagaaaaaaaagagagatagAAACGaacctaaatatatatattaatcattgtatactagataaaaataaataaattgaatatttttattaaaaattacatctGTTTTTACTGTTGAAAGTTGGTTCTTGTATATCAAATGAGGTACGCGTGGCATATCATGTGTAATTGTTTGGTTATTCTATTAATAATGTCaaattttaacagtagaaatgaatgaaatttttaatagaaataattaatttgctctttgatataacatataatgattaatttattattttttaaataaataaggaaaaatatttttaaaaattcaaaagattttgattgggtgctaaatttaaaaaaaatcaaaattcatatataaaaacacaatgaATTAAAATGGGTGCTCAGAATATTTTGAAAAGGACTGTAACGTAATTAAAACGAAACATAATGGTTTGATTGGTCAACTAAAGTTatatttgatgaattatgaaaatcaataaataccaaaatggcataatgacttatttagtcctctaattttttataaattaaaagaagtcattttatctctttatttaatttttcattttttggcgcttaaacttatttttttgtcGAGTCATcccaaaataaatagaaatgttaaccttttttttttttaaactttgttgATATGAATACACATTGATTACTATGTGGATAATATGTCAtcgtttaattaaatttttaaatttaaaatttcaaaatatataaaaatgttttaaaaattaaaaattattaaatttattttaaaaattttaatatatatttttaatattttatgatttttaaaaagtaattaaatgtttatatgTCATCTACGTGGCAATCCATGTGTATGCAATATCAACAAAGTTATCGGgtgatttgacccaaaaaaacACAGATTTAAGGGCTAAAAGAGGAAAAAATTTAAATGGAGGGTTTAAAACGACATTTTTTGGGAAAAGTTTGAGGGCCAAAAAATTCATTATgcctattaaaattataaatgaacCTTGATACCATGTGCAATGTCACAGATGAACAATACTTTCGctcaattttatatatgaaaatttgatttgattcaattttcacaaatcactaacaACATTATCGAATTAACACAATTTCACGTCAATATATTGCATACACGAACAATTATATTGATccgatatgaaaataaatgtatatgtTCACTTCTTTAAATATGCACAATTGAGTTAAAATCAAagttacatatatacatatgagtCACATATCAactttcatgtgtataattacatcaaatcaaTGTTTATGCATTAACTTGTACATCGAGCTAAAGTTCATGCATaactttaatatttatccctTACGAAAAATAGAAACTCTGTTGGTTCAAATGTTAAGAAACTTGATACCTTTCAAAAAgtattttatgagaaattattttatggccACCACATTATTCATAATCCATTTCCCGATTATTTAATGACGTTTCAACAAAATTTTCCAtgtcattaatatataattttggtttttttttatctcGAACTCGAACCATGAACCTAGAATCTAAAatccgaattaaaactttcaaTTCGGGGTTCAAGATTTAAGGTTTATGATTTGGGGTTCGCGATTCAAGATTTAGTAttcaaaatagaaaaatcatcaaatttaTATGTCAAAGACGtgaaaaaaattactgaaatgtcattaaataattgaaaaaaaccATAAATGATATAGTGAGAAGGATCCATACAATAATTCATCGAATttcctattttaaaattatgaatagaaaaataaaaaagcatcGATAAAACTTTATCCCCGTTTAATCGAAACTCGATGTGACTAAACTATTCgacataaaaaaattgaagtaaaaaaattaattatttttttaaaaaaagtgggGGACATGACGTGAGAATGAGAAGTGGGGTTAGTTTTGTTTgctttctttatttaatttcccctatttttgaaaattattaaatatttctgTTGCTTGGCAACATCATTTTCCCCTTTTTGACCACGAGACTGACTGAGGTTGCGTCTTGGATTCTAAATTATCTTCTTCCTCAACAatttcccccccttttttttaattaaaaaaactttttctttttttacaaaattcaaggcaaaaatatataaataataataaaactcatAAAAATGGGATGTAGCGGTCACTAAAGAGATCAATGCACGTGTGATGCACAGTCACCAAGGGCTAAAATCCACTGCCTCACAGCCCGTCAATCGCCGGTTACCCTCCCTCTttccaataaaattttatattggtctAATTTTGTAAACGGTCCTTGTATTATAGGTTTCTTTTGTTGATTAAatcatttcctttttattttttgatttcaaAGTGTATATTTTTAaaccttttaatttattttataatttaatttgatgtgattttttaaaattttgtgacaCGTGGTCCTCCATCTCACTGTTTGCGTACGTCATATATGAGTTTTTTTTCTGGTTCTTTATTCGTTGTGTTTTGTAtttatttgattatgtattttagttgatcaaaaataTGTCTATAGTTATATTATTCTTGTctgatttaattgaataaattattaaagaattataaaaattaaaaaatagaaaaaattaattcAACCCGTTTTTAACTCGGTTCAATGAGTCTAATCCCTTCTTCCAAATCGATATTTTGACCGATTTTTGATCTAATCAATCTATTCGATTAGTCTAATCCAATtctaaaaacaaaaatctaaagtatatatacatatttaaaagaTCAACCATGTCAAATATATAAGATCAAATTAACATAAAAGTAAATagactaaaaattattaaactataataaatggattaaatttgtTAACCATACATAATAGAGGGACCTTTTAtaaaaattaaccatttaaataaaatattttaaaattttaataacctGACTTGCCCCAAAAAGAAGAGCTGTAAGGAAGACTGTGctattttctttgaatttcttttttataaaaaagaaaaaatctctTTCTCCTTTCAACAACTAAAGCATTGTTAAATTCACCCAATTTCCTTTTAGTCCCACccccaaaaatttcatttcccACCCTCTCTTCATCAACAAATTTGATGTCTTTGTTTTATCTTTGATTGTTCTTTTACCTCTTTGTCTCTTTTTCCCCTTTTCCTTTTAGCTCATCTGGGCATGGGGTTTTGAATGattttatcactttttttttttaagaatcttAAAGAGGAAGTTGAGTTGTAATAGTGAAGAaagattggtttttttttttagttttttaccgTCAATcttttgatgatgatgatgggatTAGTGGTGAAgaacaaggaagaggaagctgCCCTTTTGACCAGAGAAAGACATTAGATAAAGCAAAGCAACAATGAAAAGCAAAAGAATGGGGAAGACAAAATGTCCCCTTTGATTGCCATTCAATGAAACACAAAAGGTGtgttataaaataacaaaaaaaaacccttCCTTCCCTTCTTCATTATCTTTCTTTTTGTGTGAAAAAAAGGGTCTTTGTTTGTTTGTAGTGTTGTATTTGCAAAAAGGGTATTTCAAAATGCCAATGTATCAACCATCTAGTAGAAGGGAAGTTGATAGTCAAGTTCTAGATCTAGAAACAGCTGTTAAAGATGGTGTTttaggtggtggtggtggtggttgtGGTATAATAGCCACTGGTTTTGGTTCAGAGAAATTGGATCTAAAGCTAATGATTGAAGAGCTTGAACCTATGGATGTACCAATGGTGTTCATATGTCCAATTTCTTTAGAACCAATGCATGATCCTGTTACCCTTTGTACTGGTCAAACTTATGAGAGATCCAATATTCTTAAATGGTTCTCTTTAGGTCATTGTACTTGTCCTACCACTATGCAAGAGCTTTGGGATGATTCAATGACACCAAACAAGACACTTCAACAGTTGATTCATAGTTGGTTTTCTCAAAAGTATTTGGCTATGAAGAAAAGGTCAGAGGATGTACAAGGAAGGGTTAAAGAGATTTTGGAGAATTTGAAGAAAATCAAGGGTCAAGCTAGAGTTCAAGCTTTAAAAGAGCTTAGACAAGTGGTTCAAGTTCATGGGACGGCTAAGAAGACTGTTGTTGAAAATGGAGGTATTGGTTTGATTTCATCTTTGTTAGGGCCTTTTACAACTCATGCTGTTGGTTGTGAGGTAATTGGTGTACTTGTTAACTTGAACCTTGACTTGAATTCTATGTCTGATTTGTTGCAACCAGCTAAAATATCTTTAATGGTGGATATTCTAAATGAAGGGTCTATTGAGACTAAGATAAATTGTACTAGATTGATTGGAATGTTGATAGAAGGGACTGATTTTGCTTCCCAAAATGTTGCAAGTTTGAGTCTTTTAGTCGGATTGTTAAGGCTAGTGAAAGACAAGAAGCATCCAAATGGTGTAGTAGCTGGTTTGAATTTGCTTAAAACCATTTGTTCGCATGAACCTGTTAGGAACTCATTTGTCAATGTTGGGGCAGTTCCTCAATTAGTTGAGTTGATACCTGGTTTGAACAATGAATGTTTGGAATTAGTCCTTCATATATTGGAGCTTTTGTCAAGTACACCTGAAGGAAGATTGGCTTTGAAAGATTGTCCGAGTACTATACCGAATGTGGTGAAACTATTAATGAAAGCTTCGGAAAACTGTACTCAGCTCGCGTTATCGATATTGTGGTCCATTTGTAAGTTTGCACCAGAGGAATGTGCTTCACTTGCTGTGGATGCAGGTCTCGCCGCAAAGCTCCTTTTAGTTATACAAAGTGGTTGCAATCCCGTATTGAAGCAACGATCGGCCGAGTTGTTGAAACTATGTAGTCTCAATTACACAACTACGATCTTCATTTCCAAGTGTAAGCTTACAAGAACAATTCAATGAAGGGCAAAATTTTGCAGCTTGTCGATATACACATGACTTCCATGACAAGTGGAGGGTGACAAGCTTTTCCGGGTTTGAAGAACTTGGAATGGAATCAATCGGGGTTTCCGAGGTACCCTTTGCTCTCTTGTGTATACTAATGAATTTTCACTATATAAATTGTTTTCACATGAGGTAGCAACATAATGAGGGGGGTTTTGAACTTACAGAAAAGTTGTGTTAGTTTACCAAAATTCAAAATCTCTTGTATGTAAGCTCAAGTTTTCTGTTGATAAATTTCCAATAATTTTCCAACAAGGTCTGTGATTCAATCTAGTTTTATGTCAATGGTTGCTTTGTTGTTGTTCCAATCTACATGAAGAGAAAATGCAAGTGTAAAACTCATACAAATGAAAAAGCTTAGAAGGGATTCCTTTTAGCAATTGTGTCACTTGTAATTGTAGAGCTTcttagttaaaaattaaaatgtgttgtatttacaTTCAATGCACGGATTTTATGCATTATCAGTCAATCAGTCAATCAGATGATATCTCGAAGTCTCCAACATCGAACTATACATAAAAAATGGAAGAAATGAGAGTTAAAACATAGTTTCTTCAACATCAATCAACCTACACGTGATGATCATGTTGTTTTTAGAATGATATTCAATTTCCAAGATGCTTTAAAAATATGTTGTAGGAGATGATGACTACATAGAAACAAAAATAGAATGATTAGTTTCAAGTTTCAAAGACTTGATGAGGTACTTGGGTTCCCCCTTTTTGTTGTCATGAATGCATTGTTTCTCACACTCCTTAAAAGTTAAACTCGATACTTGGTCCCTCATCCACTCAAGGGATTATCTTTTGCCCCACAATGTCACGTAGCCGATAGTATAATGTTTTGTATAGTTGTGCAAATTGGTCGAGTGGCAAAGTCATTGCAGATTAGTTGTAGCCATGAAGTGTTCTATGTGGTTTGG
Protein-coding sequences here:
- the LOC107938324 gene encoding U-box domain-containing protein 31 codes for the protein MPMYQPSSRREVDSQVLDLETAVKDGVLGGGGGGCGIIATGFGSEKLDLKLMIEELEPMDVPMVFICPISLEPMHDPVTLCTGQTYERSNILKWFSLGHCTCPTTMQELWDDSMTPNKTLQQLIHSWFSQKYLAMKKRSEDVQGRVKEILENLKKIKGQARVQALKELRQVVQVHGTAKKTVVENGGIGLISSLLGPFTTHAVGCEVIGVLVNLNLDLNSMSDLLQPAKISLMVDILNEGSIETKINCTRLIGMLIEGTDFASQNVASLSLLVGLLRLVKDKKHPNGVVAGLNLLKTICSHEPVRNSFVNVGAVPQLVELIPGLNNECLELVLHILELLSSTPEGRLALKDCPSTIPNVVKLLMKASENCTQLALSILWSICKFAPEECASLAVDAGLAAKLLLVIQSGCNPVLKQRSAELLKLCSLNYTTTIFISKCKLTRTIQ